The Ornithinimicrobium faecis genome includes a window with the following:
- the poxB gene encoding ubiquinone-dependent pyruvate dehydrogenase, with product MPQTIAENMVAQLVANGVRRVYGISGDSLNGFTDAMRADGTLRWVHVRHEEGAAFAAAADAELTGELAVCVGSCGPGNLHLINGLFDANRNRVPVVAIAAQIPSNEIGSGYFQETHPQHLFAECSVYTELVAHPSQMPRVMEIAMRTAIEKRGVAVIVIPGDVALQEIADDRVSVITRARPTVVPAEDELRAAAELLNGGDRVTILAGAGVEGAHDEVVALADTLGAPIVHALRGKQFIEHDNPFDVGMTGLLGFASGYRAMMDSDVLLMLGTDFPYQQFFPRQAKVVQVDLRGEQLGRRVPLDLGLVGDVGDTVRALTPMVQRKKKRRHLEDSLKHYRKTRDKLDDLATPSKRGRAIHPQYVARLVDELAAPDAVFIPDVGSPVVYAARYLTSGGGRRIIGSFIHGSMANAVPQAVGAQSAYPDRQVVTLSGDGGLTMLLGELLTLTQNKLPVKIVVLNNSSLNFVELEMKAAGYVSYATDLENPDLAAVANALGLKGIRVEKSKDLPDAMREILAHDGPALLDVVTEREELTIPPSIQAEQVKGFTLYAIRTVFSGRGDELLDLARANFRQLF from the coding sequence GTGCCCCAGACCATCGCCGAGAACATGGTGGCCCAGCTGGTCGCCAACGGTGTCCGCCGCGTCTATGGAATCTCCGGAGACTCGCTCAACGGTTTCACCGACGCCATGCGCGCCGACGGCACGCTGCGCTGGGTGCACGTTCGCCACGAGGAGGGCGCTGCGTTCGCTGCCGCCGCGGACGCCGAGCTGACCGGTGAGCTCGCCGTGTGCGTGGGCAGCTGCGGGCCGGGCAACCTGCACCTGATCAACGGACTGTTCGATGCCAACCGCAACCGCGTGCCCGTGGTTGCGATCGCGGCCCAGATCCCCAGCAACGAGATCGGCAGCGGCTATTTCCAGGAGACTCACCCGCAGCACCTCTTTGCCGAGTGCAGCGTCTACACCGAGCTCGTCGCCCACCCCTCCCAGATGCCACGCGTCATGGAGATCGCGATGCGCACCGCGATCGAGAAGCGTGGTGTCGCGGTCATCGTCATCCCCGGAGACGTCGCCCTGCAGGAGATCGCGGACGACCGGGTCAGTGTCATCACGCGAGCCCGCCCCACCGTGGTCCCGGCCGAGGACGAGCTGCGCGCCGCGGCCGAGCTGCTCAACGGCGGCGACCGGGTCACCATCCTGGCCGGCGCCGGTGTCGAGGGCGCCCACGACGAGGTCGTCGCCCTGGCGGACACGCTCGGCGCACCGATCGTGCACGCGCTGCGGGGCAAGCAGTTCATCGAGCACGACAACCCCTTCGACGTCGGGATGACCGGCCTGCTCGGTTTCGCCTCCGGCTATCGCGCGATGATGGACAGCGATGTCCTGCTGATGCTCGGCACGGACTTCCCCTATCAGCAGTTCTTCCCCCGCCAGGCCAAGGTCGTTCAGGTGGACCTGCGCGGTGAGCAGCTCGGGCGTCGGGTGCCGCTGGACCTGGGCCTCGTCGGCGACGTGGGAGACACCGTGCGGGCGCTGACCCCGATGGTGCAGCGCAAGAAGAAGCGCCGTCACCTGGAGGACTCGCTCAAGCACTATCGCAAGACCCGCGACAAGCTGGACGACCTGGCCACCCCGAGCAAGCGCGGCCGGGCCATCCACCCGCAGTATGTCGCTCGGCTGGTCGACGAGCTCGCCGCCCCGGACGCCGTCTTCATCCCCGACGTCGGTTCACCGGTCGTCTACGCCGCCAGATATCTCACCAGCGGCGGTGGCCGGCGCATCATCGGCTCCTTCATCCACGGCAGCATGGCCAATGCTGTGCCGCAGGCCGTCGGTGCCCAGTCGGCCTATCCCGACCGTCAGGTCGTCACCCTGTCCGGTGACGGCGGCCTGACCATGCTGCTCGGTGAGTTGCTGACCCTCACCCAGAACAAGCTGCCCGTGAAGATCGTGGTCCTCAACAACTCCTCGCTCAACTTCGTCGAGCTGGAAATGAAGGCCGCCGGCTATGTCAGCTATGCGACCGACCTGGAGAACCCGGACCTGGCGGCCGTGGCAAATGCGCTGGGGCTCAAGGGGATCCGGGTGGAGAAGTCCAAGGACCTGCCGGACGCGATGCGCGAGATCCTGGCGCACGACGGGCCGGCCCTGCTCGACGTGGTGACCGAGCGCGAGGAGCTCACGATCCCGCCGTCCATCCAGGCCGAGCAGGTCAAGGGCTTCACGCTCTATGCGATCCGGACGGTCTTCTCCGGGCGCGGCGACGAGTTGCTCGACCTGGCGCGCGCAAACTTCCGACAGCTCTTCTGA
- the glnA gene encoding type I glutamate--ammonia ligase — MFTTAEEVLAFIKDEDVKFIDIRFCDLPGVMQHFNVPAASFDEEAFETGQMFDGSSIRGFKSIHESDMKLIPDPKTAYLDPYRVEKTLIMNFAIVDPFTDEPYERDPRQIAAKAEEYLRSTGIADTAFFGAEAEFYVFDDVRFSTGPSGGYYHIDSIEAAWNSGRAEEGGNRGYKTRVKGGYFPVPPVDHFADIRDRMCLEMAQVGLNVERSHHEVGNAGQQEINYRFNTLLHSGDDLMKFKYVIKNSAWAAGKTATFMPKPLFGDNGSGMHTHQSLWKDGEPLFYDESGYGGLSDVARWYIGGLLSHGPSLLAFTNPSMNSYHRLVPGFEAPINLVYSARNRSACVRIPITGNSPKAKRVEYRVPDPSANPYLCFAAQLMAGLDGIRNRIEPPDPVDKDLYELPPEELKDIAQLPTSLPEVLVALEEDHDYLTEGDVFTEDLIATWIDYKRKNEIDPIRLRPHPHEFEMYFDL; from the coding sequence ATGTTCACCACTGCAGAGGAGGTCCTCGCCTTCATCAAGGACGAGGACGTCAAGTTCATTGACATCAGGTTCTGTGACCTGCCCGGCGTCATGCAGCACTTCAACGTGCCCGCCGCGTCCTTCGACGAGGAGGCGTTCGAGACCGGTCAGATGTTCGACGGGTCCTCGATCCGGGGCTTCAAGTCCATCCACGAGTCCGACATGAAGCTGATCCCGGACCCGAAGACGGCCTACCTCGACCCCTACCGTGTCGAGAAGACGCTGATCATGAACTTCGCGATCGTCGACCCGTTCACCGACGAGCCGTATGAGCGCGACCCGCGCCAGATCGCGGCCAAGGCCGAGGAGTACCTCCGCTCGACCGGCATCGCCGACACCGCCTTCTTCGGCGCGGAGGCCGAGTTCTATGTCTTCGACGACGTGCGCTTCTCGACCGGCCCCTCGGGTGGTTACTACCACATCGACTCCATCGAGGCCGCGTGGAACAGCGGCCGTGCGGAGGAGGGCGGCAACCGCGGCTACAAGACCCGCGTCAAGGGTGGCTACTTCCCCGTCCCGCCGGTCGACCACTTCGCCGACATCCGTGACCGGATGTGCCTGGAGATGGCCCAGGTCGGGCTCAATGTCGAGCGCTCCCACCACGAGGTCGGCAACGCGGGCCAGCAGGAGATCAACTACCGGTTCAACACCCTGCTGCACTCCGGTGATGACCTGATGAAGTTCAAGTACGTCATCAAGAACTCCGCCTGGGCCGCCGGCAAGACGGCGACCTTCATGCCCAAGCCACTCTTCGGTGACAACGGGTCGGGCATGCACACCCACCAGTCGCTGTGGAAGGACGGGGAGCCGCTGTTCTACGACGAGAGCGGCTATGGCGGTCTGTCCGACGTCGCGCGCTGGTATATCGGCGGCCTGCTCTCCCACGGCCCGTCGCTGCTGGCGTTCACCAACCCCTCAATGAACTCCTACCACCGTCTGGTGCCGGGCTTCGAGGCCCCGATCAACCTGGTCTACTCCGCCCGCAACCGCTCGGCGTGCGTGCGCATCCCGATCACCGGCAACTCCCCCAAGGCCAAGCGTGTGGAGTATCGCGTGCCGGACCCCTCGGCCAACCCCTACCTGTGCTTCGCCGCGCAGTTGATGGCCGGCCTGGACGGCATCCGCAACCGCATCGAGCCGCCGGACCCGGTGGACAAGGACCTCTACGAGCTGCCCCCGGAGGAGCTCAAGGACATCGCCCAGCTGCCGACGTCACTGCCCGAGGTGCTGGTCGCGCTCGAGGAGGACCACGACTACCTCACCGAGGGCGACGTGTTCACCGAGGACCTCATCGCGACCTGGATCGACTACAAGCGCAAGAACGAGATCGACCCGATCCGTCTGCGTCCGCACCCGCACGAGTTTGAGATGTACTTCGACCTGTGA
- a CDS encoding RDD family protein, which translates to MTASAYPGAELGLPERGAGSLATFPRRLVAVFIDWIACTAIALAILGVPWGGLAGVDTLLPLGIFFAENLLLVSTAGTTLGHGLLGMRVHRIEALRAGQPGMPGLRSGLIRAALLCLLIPAFIINRHGQGLHDRAAGTLLLRSR; encoded by the coding sequence GTGACAGCCTCAGCCTATCCGGGCGCCGAGCTGGGCCTCCCGGAGCGTGGGGCCGGCTCGCTCGCCACCTTCCCGCGGCGACTCGTCGCCGTCTTCATCGACTGGATCGCCTGCACTGCGATCGCGCTCGCCATCCTCGGTGTGCCGTGGGGGGGTCTGGCCGGCGTGGACACGCTGCTGCCGTTGGGGATCTTCTTCGCCGAGAACCTCCTGCTGGTCAGCACTGCCGGCACGACCCTGGGCCACGGCCTCCTGGGCATGCGGGTGCACCGGATCGAGGCCCTGCGAGCAGGACAACCCGGTATGCCGGGGCTCCGGTCAGGCCTGATCCGCGCGGCCCTGCTGTGCCTGCTGATCCCCGCCTTCATCATCAACCGGCACGGGCAGGGGCTGCACGACCGTGCGGCAGGAACCCTGCTGCTGCGCAGCCGGTAA
- a CDS encoding LTA synthase family protein, with protein sequence MRLVALVAAALVAKSIVVAWTILGADPWVALVAVSAVPLIALVLCPAVLLRGRGRTAYVIGADVVVSLLLFADLLSARASGRLLSLQLLSQPSGFEGMGSSVLAMMRWWDVLLFADLLVLGAVAISARLRGARPPWFRETPGPDAPRRRQVARVRTVALIVVGCLAAFALQITAQTSDPQFRVVALSPLGAHAYEGYTELVDTNAVLNAQERDRVGDWFAANAQFHQASPEHEDLVGVLEGRDIYVVQFESLEQVAIGAAPYGQEVTPTINSWLEESLVFDHVLAQVRDGSSSDGELLMLAGVYPLETGAAYLRFPDNDGYTSLPRLLSTQGYEPIALHNDTETFWNRDRVYPHLGFERYIGQEHFDEGTPLGLGLADTDLFDQALREIDEMDAPRFAHLITTTSHLPWELPEELQELDLPGDDATSSYLQTVHYTDAALGEFAAGLEERGLLEQSAIVVVGDHEGPHRYAPEDEQWMDGNAGRVPFIVYVPGEDGRRISTSGGQIDVLPTLAQLVGINSELYAEGVMGRTLLGSHSGSAVTPDGEVLTGADGIEQLQLAYEIADLAISSDWFAQ encoded by the coding sequence ATGCGCCTCGTCGCCCTGGTCGCCGCAGCCCTGGTCGCCAAGTCCATCGTGGTTGCCTGGACCATCCTGGGCGCGGACCCTTGGGTCGCCCTGGTGGCCGTCAGTGCCGTGCCGTTGATCGCACTGGTGCTCTGCCCAGCTGTGCTGCTGCGCGGCAGGGGACGCACGGCATACGTCATCGGGGCCGACGTGGTGGTGAGCCTGCTGCTCTTTGCCGACCTGCTCTCTGCCCGCGCCTCGGGGCGCCTGCTCAGCCTGCAACTGCTCAGTCAACCCAGTGGGTTCGAGGGCATGGGCTCCTCGGTGCTGGCGATGATGCGCTGGTGGGACGTGCTGCTGTTCGCCGACCTGCTGGTGCTGGGGGCGGTCGCGATCTCGGCCCGGCTGCGCGGCGCGCGACCACCCTGGTTCAGGGAGACGCCGGGGCCGGACGCTCCCCGTCGCCGGCAGGTTGCTCGCGTGCGGACGGTCGCGCTGATCGTGGTCGGGTGCCTGGCCGCCTTCGCCCTCCAGATCACGGCTCAGACGTCCGACCCGCAGTTTCGCGTGGTGGCGCTGTCGCCGCTGGGTGCGCACGCCTACGAGGGCTACACGGAGTTGGTGGACACTAATGCCGTGCTCAACGCGCAGGAGCGCGACCGGGTGGGCGACTGGTTCGCGGCCAACGCCCAGTTTCACCAGGCCTCGCCGGAGCACGAGGACCTCGTCGGCGTGCTCGAGGGCCGCGACATCTATGTCGTGCAGTTCGAGTCACTCGAGCAGGTGGCGATCGGCGCTGCGCCCTACGGTCAGGAGGTGACGCCGACGATCAACAGCTGGCTCGAGGAGAGCCTGGTCTTCGACCATGTGCTGGCCCAGGTGCGCGACGGCAGCAGCTCCGACGGTGAGTTGCTCATGCTGGCCGGGGTCTATCCGCTGGAGACCGGTGCGGCCTACCTGCGCTTCCCCGACAACGACGGTTACACCAGCCTCCCGCGGTTGCTGTCCACGCAGGGCTACGAGCCGATCGCGTTGCACAACGACACCGAGACCTTCTGGAACCGCGATCGCGTCTATCCCCACCTCGGCTTCGAGCGTTACATCGGGCAGGAGCACTTCGACGAGGGCACACCGCTGGGGCTCGGGCTGGCCGACACGGACCTGTTCGACCAGGCGCTGCGGGAGATCGACGAGATGGACGCCCCGCGCTTTGCGCACCTGATCACCACCACCTCGCACCTGCCGTGGGAGCTCCCCGAGGAGCTGCAGGAGCTGGATCTGCCCGGGGACGACGCGACGAGCAGCTATCTGCAGACCGTGCACTACACCGACGCGGCGCTGGGGGAGTTCGCGGCCGGGCTGGAGGAGCGCGGCCTGCTGGAGCAGTCAGCGATCGTGGTGGTCGGCGACCACGAGGGGCCGCACCGTTATGCGCCCGAGGACGAGCAGTGGATGGACGGCAACGCCGGTCGGGTGCCGTTCATCGTCTATGTGCCGGGGGAGGACGGCCGACGGATCTCCACCAGCGGTGGGCAGATCGACGTGCTGCCGACCCTGGCCCAGCTGGTCGGGATCAACAGCGAGCTGTATGCCGAGGGCGTGATGGGGCGGACCCTGCTCGGCTCCCACTCGGGGTCGGCTGTGACCCCGGACGGCGAGGTGCTCACCGGAGCGGACGGCATCGAGCAGTTGCAGTTGGCCTACGAGATCGCTGACCTGGCGATCAGCAGCGACTGGTTCGCGCAGTAG
- a CDS encoding GNAT family N-acetyltransferase — MLDITRLPLQDGTVRLRPLTRADAAAYAEGTTDPAVRARAHLPEAEYTPESVAAMADGVVREGLQRGDLAVLTIADAGTDEFAGSLVIFDVSQDEAEVGFWLHPRSRGRGVAGSALQLSARFATASGLHALTARTVPDNTAAQAVLSRSGFVETGRGRGTTPSGQDVEMVHYRRDLRATTTLDWSVTWHAGHPSPAHDPAPKIQTHWVADDLVVLRQNKSVHFEAPFMFLILGRSRALLIDTGATADPEDFPLRQVVDELIDSWWSGDVPHAHELLVAHTHGHGDHRAADGQFADRPRTTVVGHSLPEVLAHYGFGDWPATPRQLDLGERVLDVIPAPGHHPSATAFYDRRTGLLLTGDSLYPGRLYVEDWEAFVASVDRLVTWSQEHPISYAVGCHIELSAAGQEYPMGTTHHPDEPPLQMPASALTELQTAVREIDGQQGRHAFDRFRVWHLL; from the coding sequence ATGCTCGACATCACCAGGCTCCCGCTGCAGGACGGCACGGTCCGCCTGCGTCCCCTGACCCGGGCCGATGCCGCGGCCTATGCCGAGGGCACCACCGACCCCGCGGTCCGCGCCAGGGCACACCTACCCGAGGCCGAGTACACCCCGGAGTCTGTGGCCGCGATGGCCGACGGCGTCGTGCGGGAGGGACTGCAGCGTGGTGACCTGGCCGTGCTGACCATCGCTGATGCCGGCACCGACGAGTTCGCCGGCAGCCTGGTCATCTTCGACGTCTCGCAGGACGAGGCCGAGGTGGGCTTCTGGTTGCACCCGAGGTCGCGCGGCAGAGGTGTGGCCGGGTCGGCCCTGCAGCTCTCCGCCCGGTTCGCCACAGCCAGCGGCCTGCACGCCCTCACGGCGCGCACCGTGCCCGACAACACGGCAGCACAGGCGGTGCTGAGCCGTTCCGGCTTCGTGGAGACCGGCCGGGGGCGGGGCACCACGCCGTCGGGTCAGGATGTCGAGATGGTGCACTACCGTCGCGATCTCAGGGCGACGACCACACTCGACTGGTCTGTGACCTGGCACGCCGGGCACCCCTCGCCCGCGCACGACCCGGCACCGAAGATCCAGACCCACTGGGTCGCCGACGACCTGGTGGTGCTGAGGCAGAACAAGTCGGTGCACTTCGAGGCGCCGTTCATGTTCCTGATCCTCGGACGCTCCCGCGCCCTCCTCATCGACACGGGCGCCACGGCCGACCCCGAGGACTTCCCGCTGCGGCAGGTGGTGGACGAGCTCATCGACAGCTGGTGGTCAGGGGACGTCCCGCACGCGCACGAACTGCTCGTGGCACACACCCACGGTCACGGGGACCACCGCGCTGCGGACGGACAGTTCGCGGATCGTCCGCGCACCACTGTGGTCGGGCACTCCCTGCCGGAGGTCCTCGCCCATTACGGCTTCGGTGACTGGCCGGCAACGCCACGGCAGCTGGACCTGGGAGAGCGAGTGCTGGACGTGATCCCTGCGCCCGGCCACCACCCGTCCGCCACCGCCTTCTACGATCGTCGCACCGGCCTGCTGCTGACCGGCGACTCGCTCTACCCGGGCCGGCTCTACGTCGAGGACTGGGAGGCATTCGTCGCGTCGGTGGACCGACTGGTCACCTGGTCCCAGGAGCACCCCATCTCGTATGCCGTGGGGTGCCATATCGAGTTGTCGGCGGCTGGGCAGGAGTATCCGATGGGGACGACCCACCACCCCGACGAGCCACCCCTGCAGATGCCGGCCAGCGCACTGACCGAGCTGCAGACCGCAGTGCGGGAGATCGACGGGCAGCAGGGTCGGCACGCGTTCGACCGGTTCCGTGTGTGGCACCTCCTGTGA
- a CDS encoding DUF4191 domain-containing protein — translation MATTNDSTEPKRKRRFGRKNKPPRDPNNPGRWQQFKQVWSMTRKHDPAAMWWMLLAALAVLLLGLLIGLWLDMIVYVMIVSLPLAILAAVFILARRAEQAAFSQIEGQPGATAAVMGTLKRTWYYDEEPVAAEAGGKVRGMRDLHNAAMIFRVVGLPGVVLISEGPKAAAKRLSETERKKVARIVGPEVPVHALRVGHGEDEVRLSKLVKTMKKLDKNITKQEALVVHKRLKAISATARPPLPAGVDPRKARMDRRALRGR, via the coding sequence ATGGCCACCACGAACGACTCGACCGAGCCCAAGCGCAAGCGACGGTTCGGCCGCAAGAACAAGCCGCCCAGGGACCCCAACAACCCGGGGAGGTGGCAGCAGTTCAAGCAGGTCTGGAGCATGACCCGCAAGCACGACCCTGCGGCCATGTGGTGGATGCTGCTGGCGGCCCTGGCCGTGCTGCTGCTGGGCCTGCTCATCGGCCTGTGGCTCGACATGATCGTCTACGTCATGATCGTCAGCCTGCCGCTGGCGATCCTGGCCGCCGTCTTCATCCTGGCCCGGCGCGCCGAGCAGGCGGCGTTCAGCCAGATCGAGGGTCAGCCCGGCGCCACCGCTGCGGTGATGGGCACCCTGAAGCGCACCTGGTACTACGACGAGGAGCCGGTCGCCGCCGAGGCTGGTGGCAAGGTCCGCGGCATGCGTGACCTGCACAACGCGGCCATGATCTTCCGCGTCGTCGGCCTGCCGGGTGTGGTGCTGATCAGCGAGGGCCCCAAGGCCGCGGCCAAGCGCCTCAGCGAGACCGAGCGCAAGAAGGTCGCCCGCATCGTCGGACCCGAGGTGCCGGTCCACGCGCTGCGCGTCGGCCACGGCGAGGACGAGGTGCGCCTGTCCAAGCTCGTGAAGACCATGAAGAAGCTGGACAAGAACATCACCAAGCAGGAGGCCCTGGTCGTGCACAAGCGGCTCAAGGCGATCAGCGCCACCGCGCGGCCGCCCCTGCCCGCCGGTGTTGACCCGCGCAAGGCCCGCATGGACCGGCGCGCCCTGCGCGGCCGCTGA
- the lipA gene encoding lipoyl synthase: MTVAPEGRRMLRVEARNAETPIERKPEWIRTTAKMGPEYQELHSMVKSGGLHTVCQEAGCPNIFECWEDREATFLIGGDICTRRCDFCDIATGKPRDLDLDEPRRVAESVQQMGLRYSTITGVARDDQPDGAASLFAETIRQIHQLNPNTGVEILPPDFGAVPELVSQVFDARPEVFAHNLETVPRLFKRIRPAFTYDKSLSVLSMAREADLVTKSNLILGMGEEDHEIETALHDLHDAGCDILTITQYLRPSKMHHPIDRWVKPQEFVHWSDLAEEIGFKGVMAGPLVRSSYRAGRLYAQAMHKWGRPIPEHLSHLDQAASDPARQEASSLLSRVTTQVS, translated from the coding sequence GTGACTGTCGCACCCGAGGGTCGTCGCATGCTCCGGGTCGAGGCCCGCAACGCCGAGACCCCGATCGAGCGCAAACCCGAGTGGATCCGGACCACCGCCAAGATGGGGCCGGAATATCAAGAGCTCCACAGCATGGTGAAATCCGGTGGCCTGCACACGGTCTGCCAGGAAGCTGGCTGTCCCAACATCTTTGAGTGTTGGGAGGACCGCGAGGCGACCTTCCTCATCGGCGGCGACATCTGCACCCGCCGCTGCGACTTCTGCGACATCGCCACCGGCAAGCCCCGCGACCTCGACCTGGACGAGCCGCGCCGCGTCGCCGAGTCGGTCCAGCAGATGGGTCTGCGCTACTCCACCATCACCGGCGTCGCCCGCGACGACCAGCCCGACGGTGCCGCCAGCCTGTTCGCCGAGACGATTCGCCAGATCCACCAGCTCAACCCCAACACGGGTGTGGAGATCCTCCCGCCCGACTTCGGTGCGGTTCCTGAGCTGGTCAGCCAGGTCTTCGACGCCCGCCCCGAGGTGTTCGCGCACAACCTGGAGACCGTCCCGCGCCTGTTCAAGCGGATCCGCCCGGCCTTCACCTACGACAAGTCGCTGAGCGTGCTGAGCATGGCCCGCGAGGCAGACCTGGTCACCAAGTCCAACCTGATCCTGGGCATGGGCGAGGAGGACCACGAGATCGAGACGGCGCTGCACGACCTGCACGACGCCGGCTGCGACATCCTGACGATCACGCAGTATCTGCGCCCCTCCAAGATGCACCACCCGATCGACCGGTGGGTCAAGCCGCAGGAGTTCGTGCACTGGTCCGACCTCGCCGAAGAGATCGGATTCAAGGGCGTCATGGCCGGTCCGCTGGTGCGCAGCTCCTATCGCGCGGGGCGCCTGTATGCCCAGGCGATGCACAAGTGGGGTCGCCCGATCCCCGAGCACCTGTCCCACCTGGACCAGGCAGCAAGCGACCCTGCCCGGCAGGAGGCTTCCTCGCTGCTGTCCAGGGTCACAACCCAAGTATCCTGA
- a CDS encoding M14 family zinc carboxypeptidase, whose product MPLSTKKTLAATGAALLAGSLLLTAPAQATPGNAHCGDEAGNNNNAFVNHAQLTKKLNKIEQTTGGTVDVEVIGQSNQGRDIFSARVGHGDTVILVESQIHGNENHGTEALLNLLPQWGGNTPAAKALRENVTIVAVPRLNVDGGENDTRQNAMSWDEVVADFPQLADAEPAWNYRDSVPGFDTNRDFNPDLDYVPAPEDFPGTSAGTGWYLTPESQSVRDLYAGLEDEFGTVDYFVDLHNQWNCYVVEGTGEHTPLSISGKFIADPSEFGDWPKFDYDASRRANVAVYDALQGRGNSDFGDLTLYPQDTNLPGTALGSFALRGSATVLFETSSQTQYDGSKGNGKLTKQIEIGLGGLVDSVADDSISSIDPEDYQAIPNRAYPED is encoded by the coding sequence ATGCCCCTGTCCACCAAGAAAACTCTCGCCGCGACCGGCGCCGCTCTGCTGGCCGGATCACTCCTGCTGACGGCCCCGGCGCAGGCCACCCCCGGCAACGCGCACTGTGGCGACGAGGCGGGCAACAACAACAACGCCTTCGTCAACCACGCGCAACTCACCAAGAAGCTCAACAAGATCGAGCAGACCACCGGAGGGACGGTGGATGTCGAGGTCATCGGCCAGAGCAACCAGGGCCGAGACATCTTCTCGGCCCGGGTCGGTCACGGCGACACCGTGATCCTCGTCGAGTCCCAGATCCACGGCAACGAAAACCACGGCACCGAGGCCCTGCTGAACCTGCTCCCCCAGTGGGGCGGCAACACGCCCGCAGCCAAGGCTCTGCGCGAGAACGTCACGATCGTCGCGGTCCCGCGGCTCAACGTGGACGGTGGTGAGAACGACACCCGTCAGAACGCGATGTCCTGGGACGAGGTCGTCGCGGACTTCCCGCAGCTGGCCGACGCAGAGCCGGCGTGGAACTACCGCGACTCGGTGCCGGGCTTCGACACGAACCGCGACTTCAACCCGGATCTGGACTATGTGCCCGCCCCCGAGGACTTCCCGGGGACAAGCGCCGGCACCGGGTGGTATCTGACCCCCGAGTCCCAGTCCGTGCGCGACCTGTATGCCGGGCTGGAGGACGAGTTCGGCACCGTGGACTACTTCGTCGACCTGCACAACCAGTGGAACTGCTATGTCGTGGAGGGCACCGGCGAGCACACGCCGCTGTCGATCTCCGGCAAGTTCATCGCGGACCCGTCCGAGTTCGGCGACTGGCCCAAGTTTGACTACGACGCCTCGCGGCGCGCCAACGTCGCGGTCTATGACGCGCTGCAGGGTCGCGGCAACTCCGACTTCGGCGACCTGACGCTCTATCCGCAGGACACCAACCTGCCGGGCACCGCGCTGGGTTCCTTCGCCCTGCGCGGCAGCGCCACGGTGCTGTTCGAGACCTCCAGCCAGACCCAGTACGACGGCTCGAAGGGCAACGGCAAGCTGACCAAGCAGATCGAGATCGGCCTGGGCGGCCTCGTGGACAGCGTGGCCGACGACAGCATCAGCTCCATCGACCCGGAGGACTACCAGGCGATTCCGAACCGGGCATACCCCGAGGACTGA